Proteins from one Drosophila gunungcola strain Sukarami chromosome 3R, Dgunungcola_SK_2, whole genome shotgun sequence genomic window:
- the LOC128251657 gene encoding protein obstructor-E isoform X1 — MKKFFVVFVALFGAAVAQSSFKCPDDFGFYPHDTSCDKYWKCDNGVSELKTCGNGLAFDATDSKYLTENCDYLHNVDCGDRTELEPPITTPHCSRLYGIFPDENKCDVFWNCWNGEPSRYQCSPGLAYDRDARVCMWADQVPECKNEEVANGFSCPAAGELANAGSFSRHAHPEDCRKYYICLEGVAREYGCPIGTVFKIGDSDGTGNCEDPEDVPGCEDYYGDLDLKSIRKSELLAGLNSEGRTKGAQKTKAASSSSS; from the exons CTGTGGCTCAAAGTAGCTTTAAGTGTCCCGATGACTTTGGATTCTATCCACACGACACTTCGTGCGACAAATACTGGAAGTGCGACAATGGCGTTTCCGAGCTGAAGACCTGCGGCAACGGTCTGGCCTTCGATGCCACAGACTCCAAATACCTCACCGAGAACTGCGACTATCTGCACAACGTGGATTGCGGCGATCGCACAGAGCTTG aGCCCCCAATCACCACGCCTCACTGCTCCCGTCTGTATGGCATCTTCCCCGACGAGAACAAATGCGACGTGTTCTGGAACTGCTGGAACGGCGAGCCCTCCAGATACCAGTGCTCCCCCGGACTGGCCTACGATCGCGATGCTCGTGTGTGCATGTGGGCTGATCAGGTGCCCGAGTGCAAGAACGAAG AGGTGGCCAACGGATTTTCCTGCCCGGCGGCCGGTGAGCTGGCCAACGCCGGATCCTTCTCGCGCCACGCCCACCCCGAGGACTGCCGCAAGTACTACATCTGCCTGGAGGGCGTGGCCCGCGAATACGGATGCCCCATCGGCACAGTCTTCAAGATTGGCGACAGTGATGGCACTGGCAACTGCGAGGATCCCGAGGATGTTCCCGGATG CGAAGACTACTACGGCGATCTGGATTTGAAGAGCATCCGCAAGAGCGAGCTTCTAGCTGGATTGAACAGTGAAGGTCGCACTAAGGGCGCGCAAAAAACCAAAGctgcctcctcctcctcctcataa